AGTATCGGGTCAGCCCGCAGATCGAGGGGCTGCATATCCTGCTTGCCGAGCTGGATGCCCGGATCACCGAGCTGAAGACCACCTGCCCCACCGGCGAATGGATGTCCGGTACGGATGTGGTCGGCAGGCCGCGCCTGTCTCTGAGCGAGAGCGGCGACGTCCATGTCGACTATGATTTCGGAGGGTGACAACGGTTGAGCACGAGAGCCTGCGCCAGGACAACTGCATAAGGGCCGGGGGAAGACGGGCGTCTTCCCCCTTTTTTTGCGGCTGCGGAGAGGCTGGTCCTTGACTGGGCTGCCGAACGGGGCATAGGGTTACCCAGCAGCAGAGGCGGCGGGGCGGCTGCTGTCCGGGAGGTGTGATGATGGAAAGTGTGAAGGTGATCGTGGAGAAGCACCCTGACGGCTATGTGGCCTATCCCCTCGGCCTCAAAGGGGTGGTCGTGGGACAGGGGGACACCTATGAGGCCGCGATGGCAGATGTGCGCTCGGCCATCCTCTTCCATATCGACACCTTTGGCCATGAGGCCTTGGACCTTGATCCCCCGGTGCTGGAAGCCTTCGTGGCCGAGGCAGGGATTCCTGCGTCC
This region of Thermodesulfobacteriota bacterium genomic DNA includes:
- a CDS encoding type II toxin-antitoxin system HicB family antitoxin: MESVKVIVEKHPDGYVAYPLGLKGVVVGQGDTYEAAMADVRSAILFHIDTFGHEALDLDPPVLEAFVAEAGIPASRTGTAS